A part of Cannabis sativa cultivar Pink pepper isolate KNU-18-1 chromosome 6, ASM2916894v1, whole genome shotgun sequence genomic DNA contains:
- the LOC115694929 gene encoding uncharacterized protein LOC115694929 has product MNKVAYLWCARGAPVISYMLFVDNSYIYCKATEEEAYNVKELLHTYAVVSVQRINFSKSSMFFSNNTGSAVRDSICVMLEIYEGDKNGYYLGLPCSVGRNKNAIFGFLKDKLRKRIQGWEGHTCKELKRLMAKFWWQSDSSSGKGIHWMSWERLCRHKHVGGLGFQSLRDFNLALLGKQYWRLLVNDDSLVSRLYKAKYYASGNLSSAELGDNSSFIWRSILEAKDLIHACAQRTIANGENVSILNDP; this is encoded by the exons ATGAACAAAGTGGCTTACTTATGGTGTGCTCGAGGCGCACCGGTAATCTCTTATATGCTCTTTGTTGACAACAGCTACATTTACTGTAAGGCAACTGAGGAAGAAGCGTACAATGTGAAAGAACTGTTGCATACTTATGCGGTGGTTTCAGTGCAAAGAATCAACTTCTCTAAGTCTTCCATGTTTTTCAGCAATAATACTGGAAGTGCGGTGAGGGATTCCATTTGTgttatgttggaaatttatGAGGGTGATAAAAATGGCTATTACCTGGGTCTTCCGTGTTCGGTGGGGAGAAATAAGAATGCTATCTTTGGTTTTCTCAAGGATAAGCTTCGAAAGAGAATTCAAGGGTGGGAAGGGC ACACGTGCAAGGAGTTAAAGCGACTTATGGCTAAGTTTTGGTGGCAATCAGATTCGAGTAGTGGTAAAGGTATTCATTGGATGAGCTGGGAGCGGTTGTGTCGCCATAAACATGTAGGGGGATTGGGTTTCCAAAGTTTGAGAGACTTTAATTTGGCTCTTTTGGGGAAGCAATATTGGCGTTTATTGGTTAATGATGATTCTTTAGTTAGTAGGCTTTATAAAGCAAAATATTATGCTAGTGGTAATCTGTCATCTGCTGAATTGGGAGACAATTCTAGTTTTATATGGCGTAGCATTCTTGAAGCTAAAGATCTAATCCATGCCTGTGCTCAAAGAACTATTGCTAATGGGGAAAATGTCTCCATTCTTAATGATCCTTGA
- the LOC115725480 gene encoding CBL-interacting serine/threonine-protein kinase 6, translating into MVENGGCKDGNSTLLNGKYDLGRLLGHGTFAKVYHARNLKNGKSVAMKVVGKEKVIKVGMMEQVKREISVMKMVKHPNIVELHEVMASKSKIYFAMELVRGGELFAKIAKGRLKEDVARLYFQQLISAIDFCHSRGVYHRDLKPENLLLDEGGNLKVTDFGLSAFSEHLKQDGLLHTTCGTPAYVAPEVIGKKGYDGAKADLWSCGVILYVLLAGFLPFQDDNLVAMYRKIYRGDFKCPPWFSSEARRLVTKLLDPNPSTRITIAKIMDSSWFKKSVPRSVRTKEEEEMEKEKQYDESYFEKTKLQPETLNAFHIISLSEGFDLSPLFEEKKREEKEELRFATTRPASSVISKLEDLAKAVKFNVKKSDSRVRLQGQQSGRKGKLSIAAEIFAVTPSFLVVEVKKDNGDTLEYNQFCSKELRPALKDIVWTSPAAENSPVI; encoded by the coding sequence atggtggAAAATGGTGGTTGTAAAGATGGGAACTCGACTTTGCTTAATGGGAAATACGACCTCGGTCGACTTCTGGGTCATGGAACCTTTGCTAAGGTTTACCATGCTCGGAACTTGAAGAACGGGAAGAGTGTGGCGATGAAGGTGGTGGGGAAGGAGAAGGTTATTAAAGTTGGAATGATGGAACAAGTTAAGAGAGAGATCTCTGTTATGAAAATGGTGAAGCACCCAAATATTGTTGAGCTACATGAAGTTATGGCTAGTAAGTCGAAGATTTACTTTGCTATGGAGTTAGTCAGAGGTGGAGAACTCTTTGCTAAGATTGCTAAAGGTCGGCTTAAAGAAGATGTGGCCAGACTCTACTTTCAACAACTAATCTCCGCCATAGATTTCTGCCATAGCAGAGGTGTCTACCACCGTGACCTTAAGCCCGAAAATCTTCTTCTCGACGAAGGTGGCAACCTTAAAGTCACCGACTTTGGTCTCAGTGCTTTCTCCGAGCACCTGAAACAGGACGGTTTGCTCCACACCACGTGCGGAACCCCTGCTTACGTGGCGCCCGAAGTCATCGGAAAAAAGGGTTACGACGGCGCCAAAGCTGATCTCTGGTCTTGTGGTGTCATCCTCTATGTCCTCCTCGCTGGATTTCTTCCATTCCAGGACGATAATCTTGTGGCCATGTACAGAAAAATCTACAGAGGAGATTTCAAATGTCCGCCGTGGTTCTCTTCGGAAGCTCGCCGTTTAGTCACCAAGCTtcttgacccgaacccgagtACCCGAATCACCATAGCGAAGATCATGGACTCTTCCTGGTTCAAAAAATCTGTGCCCAGATCTGTACGGACCAAGGAGGAAGAGGAGATGGAGAAGGAGAAACAGTACGACGAGAGCTACTTTGAGAAGACGAAGTTGCAACCGGAGACCCTTAACGCTTTTCACATCATATCTTTATCGGAGGGTTTTGATTTATCTCCGTTGTTTGAGGAGAAGAAGAGGGAGGAGAAAGAGGAGCTGAGATTCGCGACGACTAGGCCGGCGAGCAGTGTGATATCGAAGCTGGAGGATTTAGCTAAGGCCGTGAAGTTTAATGTGAAAAAGAGCGATTCTAGAGTGAGGTTGCAGGGTCAGCAGAGTGGCCGGAAAGGGAAGCTGTCCATAGCCGCCGAGATCTTCGCCGTTACGCCATCTTTTCTGGTGGTGGAGGTGAAGAAAGACAATGGTGATACACTTGAGTACAATCAGTTCTGTAGTAAGGAGCTTCGGCCGGCTTTAAAGGACATCGTTTGGACCTCGCCGGCGGCTGAAAATTCTCCGGTCATTTGA